The nucleotide window GACCTGCTCGCCGACGCGCACCTGCGCGCCACCTATCTCGGACTGTGAGCGAGGCGTTTCCATGAGCATCGAGAACGGCCACCAGGACGGCCACAGGGGCAAGGTGGCGGTGGTGACGGGGGGCGGCTCCGGGCTTGGGCTGGCCTGCGCGCGGCGCCTCGCCAGCCAGGGCTTCCGCGTCCATGCCCTCGGCAAGGATCTGGAGATCAACCTGGAGACGGAGCCGGCGGCCGCAGGCAACGATGCCGCCTTCACCTTCACCGATTTCGACGTGACGGACGAAGCCACCGTCCTCGCCTTCGCCTCGCGGCTCGATGGCTTGGACGTGCTCATCAACGCCGCCGGCCTCATCCTGCACGACATGGCGGAATATGCCCCGACGGGCTTTCGCCGGGTGATCGACGTGAACCTCAACGGCAGCCAGCTGATGGCCTGGTCGCTGCACGATCACCTCAAAGCTCGCAGGGGCTGCGTGGTGAACTTCGCCTCCATGTGGTCCACCTTCGGATCGGGCCGCAACCCGGCCTATTCGGCGAGCAAGGGCGCGGTGCTCCAGCTCACCCGGTCGCTGGCGGTGGGCTGGGCGGCGGATGGCATCCGCGTCAACGCGGTGGCGCCGGGCTGGATCAAGACTCGCATGTCGGTGAACGCCATGAGCGATCCCGTCCGCGCCGAGCCCATCATGCGCCGCATCCCGCTCGGCCAGTGGGGCGAGCCGGAGGACATCGCGGCGGCGGTCAGCTTCCTCGTCTCCCCCGAGGCCCGCTACGTCACCGGCGCCATGCTTCCGGTGGACGGCGGCTATTCCATCTCCTGAAAAATCCGCGAGAAGCCCGCCATGCCATCGCCCAATGAAACGCCGTCCTTCTCCCATCTGCGGGACAAAGCCCTGCAGCTGCGCCGCAACATGCTGATCCAAGCCGCCGGCAAGGGGCAGGGTTATCTCGGACAGGGGTTCGGCCTCGCCGAATTCTTTGCCGCCCTGTATTTCCACGAACTGAACTTCGATCCCAAGTACCCGCAGGCGCCGGACCGCGACCGTTTCTACATGTCCACCGGCCATTACTCGATCGCCCTGTGGGCGGTGTTCGCCGAGATCGGCCTCATCCCGAAGGACACGCTCACCACCTACGGCGCCGACGAGAGCCCGCTGGAAATGAGCACCATCGAAGGCCACGTGCCGGGGGTGGAGATGACCGGCGGGTCCCTCGGTCACGGCCTCGGCATCGCGGCGGGGGCGGCGCTAGGCCTGCGGATCCAGAACAATCCGGCGCGGGTGTTCGTGGAGATTTCCGACGGCGAACTGCAGGAAGGCTCCACCTGGGAAGCCGCCACGGCGGCCAGCGCCTTCCGCCTCGATAACCTCGTCTGCTTCAACGACTGCAACGGCATCCAGGCCGACGGCGCGCTGGTGGTGCCCATGGAGCCGGTGGCCGACAAATGGCGCGCCTTCGGCTGGGACGTGCAGGAGGTGGACGGCAACGCGCTGGAGGAACTCATCGGAGCCATGCACTGGGCCCGCGCCCGCCGCGGCAAGCCGAAAGTCATCGTCATGCGCACCCGGCCGGGCCGGGGCATCGCCCGCCTCGAAGCCCGCGAGCAGGCCCATTTCATCCGGGTCGAAGGCAACGAATGGGACACGCTCGGGCGTGAACTGGAGCTGGAAAATGCTTAAGGGCCGCACTCTGGGCATGGGTGAGCTGGAAGCGGTGGAGAACCGCGCCTCAAAGCTCGCCCCCTTCGCCACCGGCGCCATCGCCGCACAGGAGGCGCACGGCGACGTGGTGCTGCTCACCGCCGATCTCGGCAAATACACCGACACCTACCCGTTCCGCGACCGCTTTCCGGATCGCTTCTACAATGTGGGCATGGCGGAGCAGGCTTTGGTGATGGTGGCGGCAGGGCTCGCCCGCACCGGTCTTTCAGCCTATTGCACCACCTATGGCGCCTTCGCGACGCGGCGCGCCCACGATTTCCTCGCCATCGCCTGCGCCCATGGCGGGGCGAGCGTGAAGATGTTCGCCGGCAATCCCGGCCTCACCACCGGCTATGGCGGCACCCACCAGGCCATCGAGGACCTCGCCCTCATGCGGGCGGTGCCCGACATGACGGTGATCGACCCGTGCGATGCCACCGAGATGCAGCAGATCGCCGAGCAGGCGCGCGAGATGGAGGGCACGGTCTATTGCCGGCTGCTGCGCGGCAACGTGCCGGTGGTGTTCGATCCCGCCACCCACCGCTTCGAGCTGGGCAAGGCCAAGCGCATCGGCTCCGGCACGGATATCGGCTTCATCTCCACCGGCTTCATGACCGAGCGCTGCCTCGACGCATCAGCCGGCCTCGCGGAGCTGGGCATCAAGGCCTCCGTCCTGCACTGCGCCACCATCAAGCCGTTCGACACCGAGGCCGTGGCCGCCTTCGCCGCCTCGGTGGACAAGGTGGTGACCGCCGAGAACCATGTGCTCGTGGGCGGGCTTGCCTCCCTGGTGCTCGATGCCCTCTACGCCAACGGGGTGATGAAGCCCCTGCTCAAGATCGGCATTCCCGACCGCTTCATCGAATGCGGGTCCATCCCCTATCTGCAGACCCGCTATGGCCTCACCGCCGCGCGGGTGCGCGAGCAGGTGGCGCAGTGGCTCGGCGCCGGCGCGCAGGCGGCGGAGTAGCACCATGCGCGAACTCAAGGTGTTCGGCGCCCCCGGCCTCTATGTGCAGGGCCCCGGCGCGCTGCGCGAACTCGGCCGCCTCATTGCCCCGGTGGGCTCCCGCGCTTTGCTGGTGTCGGACCGCATCATGAGCGGCATGCTCGCGCCGCGCATCGCCCCGCTGCTGGAGGCGGAGGGCATCGCCTTCGCCGCCACCGGCTTCGACGGCGATGTCACCCACGCCAATGTCGATCGGATGGTGGCGGACGGCACGCCGCTGGCGCCGGACGTGGTCATCGCTGCCGGCGGCGGCAAGGGCATGGATGCGGGCAAGGCGGTGTGCCGCGCCTTCGGCGCCCGGCTGGTGAGCCTGCCCACCGCCGCCTCCAACGACGGCCCCACCAGCCGCAACTTCGTGTTCTATGACGACCATCACAAGCTGCTCTCGGTGGAGAAGCTGGTCCGCAATCCGGACCTGGTGCTGGTGGATACCGACCTCATCATCAAGGCGCCGGCCGCCCTGCTGGTCTCTGGCATCGGCGATGCGCTGGTGAAGCGCTTTGAGGCCGAGCAGGCGGTGGGCGCCGATGGCCCCAACATGTTCGGAGCACGGGCGACGCTCGCCTCCCTCACCCTCGCGCAGCGCTGCGACGAGGTGCTGCGGGCGGACGCCGTGGCGGCCCTCGCCGCCGTGCGCTCAAACCGGCCGGGACCGGAATTCGAGCGGGTGATCGAGGCCTGCTTCCTGCTGGCCGGCCTCGGCTTCGAGGGGTCGGGCCTGTCCATCGCCCACGCCATGACGCGCGGCCTCTCCGCGATCCCGGCCACGGCGGCGACCCTGCACGGCTGCCAGGTCGCCTATGCCCTGCTGGTGCAGCTCATGCTGGAGCGCCGGCCGCCCGAATTCATGGCCGAGCAGTTCGCCTTCTACCGGTCGGTGGGCCTACCCGTCAGCCTGCGCGACCTCGGGCTGGCATCCGCCGCCCGTGCCGACCTGGAGGTGATCGCCGAGCTGAGCCACCGGGCGCCGCACACGAAGAACTTCGAGCGCGCCCTCACCCCCGCCGACTTCGTGGATGCGATGGAGCAGCTGGAGGCCATTGGTCTTATGTGATCGCCCCCAATCAATCGCGACGGGGATGTCCCGTTGCCGCGGTGCCGGCGAGGTCCGGCGGGAACAGGCCGGCCTGGAAGCAGGTGCTCATGTGCTCCACCTTGGCGATGGCCCGCGCCGCCGCCACCGGCTCCAGCACGTGGGTCGCGGTGTCCTTGAACAGGGCGACCCAGCGCACGAAGTGCTCGGGCTTGAGCTGCAGTGGAATGTGCGCCGCGAACGGCATGCCGGAATAGCGCGTGGTGCCGAGCAGTGTTCGCGACCAGAAATTCTGCACGATCTGGTAGTGGCCTTCCCAATCCGGGATGGCACGAGCGAAGACCGGCCCCAGCACCGGATCGGCCGAGGCTTTGGAATAGAACGTCTTCACCAGGCGCATGAGGTCATCCTCGGACACCCTCATGTCGGCGCCGGGCTGCTCGCCATGGCCTGAAAAGCCTTCGGCCCGGTCGGCGACGAGGGCCGCGATCTCGGGCGCGGCCTGGGCGGTGCGGTTCTCCACATTGAGCGGCGGATTGAACCGGCCGACGATGTCGCTCAGCGTATGGGCGCGCACCCTCGCCAGTGCGCGTTCCATGACGAACAGCGTGTCGACCAGCGCGGCCTCGTCCGGGTTGGCGGCACGGAACGCGGCGACCGCCTCGGCCAGGTCCGCCCCCTCGCCGGCATAGACCGGATAGAGACTGGCACCGACGCGCTTCGTCAGGATGAAAAGGCCGGGCCTGCCGGGTGCCGCATCAACCGCCACGAAGGCATAGCCGCCGAAATCGGCCGTGCCGGCGCCTGCGGCCGGAAGCTTCAGCGCGGAAACCATGTCGGGACGGCTGCCGGCTTTCTGGCCGGCGGATGGCAGGGGTGCCGAGGCAGTCATGGGGACGGATCCTCTTGAAGGGTGTGCATCGCAACGCCGTCACGACAGGACGCCGTTGCGCGGGCGCGCGTCATTGCACAGGCCATCTGCCGCGCGCTCCGGCTTGAGCCACCCAGAGACGGGCGCGCGACACGGGCAGGCGATCTTGCTCAGGCCTTGTCCTCGCCGTCGGATGGCTTGGGCGCTTCCTTGGACGCTTCCATGGGCGTTTCAACGGGCGTTTCAACGACGCGCAGCTTCGGGCCTCCGGGGCGCGCCAAAGCGGAGGGGCGCTGCGACCCCGTCTTCTGCCATGGCGGACGGATGCGAATGGTGGTTCTGGGAACGATGCGCGCCATGATCGGCGTATTGCCTTTGTCCCACTTCATGCAAGCGCCTCACGAGCAGGGCCTTGGAACGGCGCCGCGCGGTCTCGCTACCCCATATCGGGCCGGACGCTGTCGTCGTCGCCATAGGAATACAGCTATATCCCAAGGGTACGAACGCTATCGGTCTATTGCAAGGTTGAACGCGGCCACAAGACGCTCAATCTTTAGCCTTGTCTACATTTTCAGCATAGTTGATCCACGCCCATGCCCCATGGAGCGACGGCGCCATGGGAGCCGACAATTGTTCGGCGGCGCCTTGATGAACATCATGGATGGCAGGTCTTCGAGAGGCCAGCTCAGCGCAATCTCGATCATCCGCGTCAGCTCGCCGCCGGCTGGCTGTAATCCGCCGCCGTCCGGTCATGGCCGAATGGCCGCCGCCGACGTTTCGGCGCCCCTTGGCCCGCTGAATTCGATGTCCACGTCGGTCCGACCGTGACGGAGCTGCTGGCGAAAGACACCACCGCCGCCAAGTCCCGCCACCTCGCCCGGCTCGGCGCGGGGGCGCCCCGAGCCGGGTCTATGCGGTCTACGACATCCTCACATGGCGGGGATGATGGCGATGTCTGTGACCGTGCCATCGAGGCCGGCCACCTTCCCCGCGCTCGTCGCCTTGCCGGTGGCGAGATCCACGCGGTACAGCATGGTCCCGGCCATCAGCCAGCCTTCATTGGCACCGGCGTCCGCCGCCACGATGTCGAAGGCGTAGCCTTTGCCTTCCACGCCGATCGCGCCCACCGTGTTGAGGATGCCGTCATTGGGCGGCGCCTGCTTCACCAGCAGGCCCAGCTTGCCGTCGATGTCGTAGAGCGCGGTTTCCTTCACGCCCTTCATGGAATTGGTGTAGGCCCCCGCCACGATGGCCGCCGGCTTGCCCGTGTGCTTGTCCGCATCGGCGAACTTCAGCATGCCGTCGCGCACCACCTTGCCGTCATCCACGTTGGCCCGCAGGTTGGTGCCGTCGGTGCCGATGACGCGCAGGCGGTCGGCGACCGGGTTGAAGTCCACGGTCGCGGCGGTGCCTGAAGGCAGCATGGTCTCCAGCTTCGCCTTCACCGTGGCGGTGCCGCTCACCGGGTCGATGGTGGCCACCGTGCCGTCCTCGAACAGGCCGTAGAGCTTGCCATCCGCCGGGCGTACGTCGATGCCCAGCAGCTTGCCGGAGACGC belongs to Xanthobacter autotrophicus Py2 and includes:
- a CDS encoding conserved hypothetical protein (KEGG: rpd:RPD_0970 hypothetical protein), producing the protein MKSTLMMVALAGAMTVPAAASAQSVVALMNGNRIAVVDAKALKAAAPMKVSGVSGKLLGIDVRPADGKLYGLFEDGTVATIDPVSGTATVKAKLETMLPSGTAATVDFNPVADRLRVIGTDGTNLRANVDDGKVVRDGMLKFADADKHTGKPAAIVAGAYTNSMKGVKETALYDIDGKLGLLVKQAPPNDGILNTVGAIGVEGKGYAFDIVAADAGANEGWLMAGTMLYRVDLATGKATSAGKVAGLDGTVTDIAIIPAM
- a CDS encoding Truncated hemoglobin-like protein (KEGG: pna:Pnap_4025 globin family protein), which produces MENRTAQAAPEIAALVADRAEGFSGHGEQPGADMRVSEDDLMRLVKTFYSKASADPVLGPVFARAIPDWEGHYQIVQNFWSRTLLGTTRYSGMPFAAHIPLQLKPEHFVRWVALFKDTATHVLEPVAAARAIAKVEHMSTCFQAGLFPPDLAGTAATGHPRRD
- a CDS encoding Transketolase central region (PFAM: Transketolase central region; Transketolase domain protein~KEGG: vei:Veis_0901 transketolase, central region), with the translated sequence MLKGRTLGMGELEAVENRASKLAPFATGAIAAQEAHGDVVLLTADLGKYTDTYPFRDRFPDRFYNVGMAEQALVMVAAGLARTGLSAYCTTYGAFATRRAHDFLAIACAHGGASVKMFAGNPGLTTGYGGTHQAIEDLALMRAVPDMTVIDPCDATEMQQIAEQAREMEGTVYCRLLRGNVPVVFDPATHRFELGKAKRIGSGTDIGFISTGFMTERCLDASAGLAELGIKASVLHCATIKPFDTEAVAAFAASVDKVVTAENHVLVGGLASLVLDALYANGVMKPLLKIGIPDRFIECGSIPYLQTRYGLTAARVREQVAQWLGAGAQAAE
- a CDS encoding Transketolase domain protein (PFAM: Transketolase domain protein~KEGG: vei:Veis_0900 transketolase domain protein) produces the protein MPSPNETPSFSHLRDKALQLRRNMLIQAAGKGQGYLGQGFGLAEFFAALYFHELNFDPKYPQAPDRDRFYMSTGHYSIALWAVFAEIGLIPKDTLTTYGADESPLEMSTIEGHVPGVEMTGGSLGHGLGIAAGAALGLRIQNNPARVFVEISDGELQEGSTWEAATAASAFRLDNLVCFNDCNGIQADGALVVPMEPVADKWRAFGWDVQEVDGNALEELIGAMHWARARRGKPKVIVMRTRPGRGIARLEAREQAHFIRVEGNEWDTLGRELELENA
- a CDS encoding short-chain dehydrogenase/reductase SDR (PFAM: NAD-dependent epimerase/dehydratase; short-chain dehydrogenase/reductase SDR~KEGG: vei:Veis_0903 short-chain dehydrogenase/reductase SDR) gives rise to the protein MSIENGHQDGHRGKVAVVTGGGSGLGLACARRLASQGFRVHALGKDLEINLETEPAAAGNDAAFTFTDFDVTDEATVLAFASRLDGLDVLINAAGLILHDMAEYAPTGFRRVIDVNLNGSQLMAWSLHDHLKARRGCVVNFASMWSTFGSGRNPAYSASKGAVLQLTRSLAVGWAADGIRVNAVAPGWIKTRMSVNAMSDPVRAEPIMRRIPLGQWGEPEDIAAAVSFLVSPEARYVTGAMLPVDGGYSIS
- a CDS encoding iron-containing alcohol dehydrogenase (PFAM: iron-containing alcohol dehydrogenase; 3-dehydroquinate synthase~KEGG: vei:Veis_0902 iron-containing alcohol dehydrogenase); translated protein: MRELKVFGAPGLYVQGPGALRELGRLIAPVGSRALLVSDRIMSGMLAPRIAPLLEAEGIAFAATGFDGDVTHANVDRMVADGTPLAPDVVIAAGGGKGMDAGKAVCRAFGARLVSLPTAASNDGPTSRNFVFYDDHHKLLSVEKLVRNPDLVLVDTDLIIKAPAALLVSGIGDALVKRFEAEQAVGADGPNMFGARATLASLTLAQRCDEVLRADAVAALAAVRSNRPGPEFERVIEACFLLAGLGFEGSGLSIAHAMTRGLSAIPATAATLHGCQVAYALLVQLMLERRPPEFMAEQFAFYRSVGLPVSLRDLGLASAARADLEVIAELSHRAPHTKNFERALTPADFVDAMEQLEAIGLM